A single region of the Acetivibrio cellulolyticus CD2 genome encodes:
- a CDS encoding branched-chain amino acid aminotransferase → MSNQIVIEKTKSPKQKPDQNNLGFGLYFTDHMFIMEYTEGKGWHDPKIVPYAPLSLDPSCMVFHYGQAIFEGLKAYKGSNGEILLFRPKKNMERVNISNDRLCIPSIDVDFAVEAVKALVNVDKDWIPEAEGTSLYIRPFIIATDPNLGVRPSHTYKFMIILSPVGAYYKEGLNPVKIYVESNYVRAVKGGIGFAKTPGNYASSLKAQMEAKEKGYTQVLWLDGVEKKYVEEVGTMNVFFKINGEVITPSLEGSILSGITRSSTIELLNSMGVKVTERKIAIQEIYDAHANGTLEEAFGTGTAAVISPIGELNWNGNVVEINNGKIGELSSKIYDAITGIQSGKLEDKFGWTVKI, encoded by the coding sequence ATGTCCAACCAAATTGTAATTGAAAAAACGAAAAGTCCTAAACAAAAGCCTGATCAAAACAACTTAGGGTTCGGATTATATTTTACAGATCACATGTTTATAATGGAATACACTGAGGGTAAGGGATGGCACGATCCAAAGATCGTTCCTTATGCTCCCCTTAGTCTTGATCCTTCATGTATGGTATTTCACTATGGTCAAGCCATTTTTGAAGGCTTAAAAGCATACAAAGGTTCTAATGGGGAAATACTTCTTTTCAGGCCTAAAAAGAACATGGAAAGAGTAAACATTTCAAACGACAGATTATGTATACCTTCAATTGATGTTGATTTTGCTGTTGAGGCAGTTAAAGCACTGGTAAACGTTGATAAAGACTGGATACCTGAAGCAGAAGGAACATCACTTTATATACGTCCATTTATTATAGCAACCGATCCAAATCTTGGGGTTAGACCTTCTCATACCTATAAGTTTATGATTATTCTATCACCTGTTGGTGCTTATTATAAAGAAGGCTTGAATCCTGTAAAAATCTATGTAGAGAGCAATTATGTCCGTGCAGTAAAAGGCGGAATTGGTTTTGCAAAAACTCCCGGCAACTATGCTTCCAGTTTGAAAGCTCAGATGGAAGCCAAGGAAAAAGGCTATACTCAGGTTTTATGGTTGGATGGCGTTGAGAAAAAATATGTTGAAGAAGTTGGTACTATGAATGTATTCTTCAAGATAAATGGAGAGGTTATAACACCTTCTTTGGAAGGTAGTATTCTGTCTGGTATTACAAGATCATCCACCATTGAACTTCTCAATTCCATGGGTGTAAAAGTTACAGAACGAAAGATAGCTATTCAGGAAATCTACGATGCTCATGCAAACGGTACCCTTGAAGAAGCATTTGGAACCGGTACAGCTGCTGTTATCTCCCCAATTGGAGAACTCAACTGGAACGGAAATGTAGTAGAAATAAATAACGGTAAAATCGGTGAGCTTTCATCTAAAATCTATGATGCAATAACAGGAATTCAGAGTGGTAAGCTTGAAGACAAATTTGGTTGGACTGTTAAAATATAA
- a CDS encoding GspE/PulE family protein — protein sequence MKKQVRKRLGDLLLEVGLITPEQLENALKIQKTTGKKLGEVLIAEGVVTHENIIEVLEFQLGIPHVDLEKYNINQAATMLVPEGLARRYELIPISQQNGMLTVAMSDPLNVFAIDDVTIYSGMEVQPVIASSSEIIKAIGKYYGKQHALRAVEEFKKENESSLRINSENSEDRLSDEVSNAPAVKLVNSIIEQAVRNKASDIHIEPFAQFIKIRFRTDGEMHEVMKTEIGIMNALATRIKIISGMNITEKRSPQDGRFTVKVDDRDFDLRVSILPTVFGEKIVIRIADKKAFVVSKDQLGFSDEDKSKFEKMLKNPHGIVLVTGPTGSGKSTTLYTALSEINKPNINIITIEDPVECLIEGVNHVQVNNKSGLTFASGLRSILRQDPNVIMLGEIRDGETAEIAVRAAITGHLVLSTLHTNDAPGSVIRLIDMGIEPFLVASSLVGVIAQRLVRKICYNCKQEHIATDEELSVLEIDIPVQLYSGKGCVVCNGTGYKGRIGIYEIMVLTRKHKELINKGCTEEELRKLSIENGMKSLKDNARLLVLEGKISIEEMIKITFSNEEKS from the coding sequence ATGAAGAAACAAGTGCGAAAAAGGCTGGGGGATCTTCTGCTGGAAGTTGGTCTTATTACACCTGAACAACTTGAAAATGCACTGAAGATCCAGAAGACTACAGGAAAAAAACTGGGTGAAGTTCTGATTGCAGAAGGGGTTGTAACTCACGAAAATATTATTGAAGTTCTGGAGTTTCAGCTGGGTATTCCTCATGTCGATTTGGAGAAATACAATATAAATCAGGCTGCAACCATGCTGGTTCCTGAAGGTCTTGCAAGAAGATATGAACTTATTCCCATTTCCCAGCAAAATGGCATGCTTACAGTTGCGATGAGTGATCCTTTAAATGTTTTTGCAATTGATGATGTTACTATATATTCAGGTATGGAAGTTCAGCCTGTTATTGCTTCTTCTTCGGAAATAATTAAAGCAATCGGCAAGTATTACGGTAAACAACATGCATTAAGAGCTGTAGAGGAATTTAAAAAGGAAAATGAATCATCATTAAGGATAAACTCCGAAAACTCTGAAGATCGGCTAAGTGATGAAGTCAGCAATGCTCCTGCGGTTAAGCTGGTTAATTCAATTATTGAGCAGGCTGTGAGAAATAAGGCAAGTGATATCCATATAGAGCCTTTTGCTCAATTTATTAAAATCAGATTTCGTACAGACGGAGAAATGCACGAAGTAATGAAGACAGAAATCGGCATTATGAATGCTCTTGCAACGCGTATAAAAATAATTTCCGGTATGAATATTACGGAAAAAAGGTCTCCACAGGATGGTAGGTTTACTGTCAAAGTTGACGACAGGGATTTTGACCTTAGAGTATCAATCTTGCCTACTGTGTTTGGAGAGAAGATAGTTATAAGAATAGCTGACAAGAAAGCTTTCGTTGTTTCTAAAGATCAACTTGGCTTTAGTGATGAAGATAAGAGTAAGTTTGAGAAAATGCTCAAAAATCCACATGGTATAGTGCTTGTAACGGGCCCGACAGGAAGCGGTAAATCGACAACCTTGTATACTGCACTGAGTGAAATAAACAAACCGAATATAAATATAATTACCATTGAAGATCCTGTTGAATGTTTGATTGAGGGTGTAAACCATGTTCAAGTAAATAATAAATCGGGATTGACCTTTGCGTCGGGACTTCGTTCAATACTGAGGCAGGACCCGAACGTAATAATGTTAGGTGAGATAAGGGATGGCGAGACAGCTGAAATAGCTGTTAGAGCTGCAATTACAGGGCACTTGGTGCTTAGTACTCTTCACACTAATGATGCCCCGGGATCAGTTATAAGATTGATTGACATGGGAATTGAACCGTTTCTGGTAGCTTCTTCTCTTGTGGGAGTAATAGCGCAAAGGCTTGTCAGAAAAATATGTTACAACTGCAAACAGGAGCATATTGCAACTGACGAAGAACTCTCTGTGTTGGAGATAGATATACCTGTTCAGTTATACTCGGGAAAAGGTTGTGTTGTTTGTAACGGTACAGGTTACAAGGGAAGAATAGGCATTTATGAGATTATGGTACTTACAAGAAAGCATAAGGAACTTATTAATAAAGGCTGTACAGAGGAAGAATTAAGAAAATTGTCCATTGAAAACGGAATGAAATCGTTAAAAGATAATGCTCGGCTATTAGTGCTGGAGGGGAAAATTAGCATTGAGGAAATGATAAAGATTACATTTTCCAATGAAGAAAAATCATAA
- the aroE gene encoding shikimate dehydrogenase, producing the protein MNIDSSVTGKTRLLGLIGNPVEHSVSPQLHNSLSLLLGLDLLYVPLKVDKENLEVVVKALKAVDFVGFNVTIPYKRDIMKFIDDNTKEAILMGSVNTVKKIEGRLYGYNTDGEGFLRAFKEAAGTGFKGKKVVMIGAGGAARPIAVKIAMDGAEKISIVNRTTQKSVELAEVVNENVAEIVQVYNFEDKTLKMAFEESDIIINTTSVGMSPDIDKSPIENIDYFRSGQIVYDIVYNPSKTKFLADAESRGCKAIGGLGMLFYQGINSYEIWTGVKFSEKDLKDIYKSFITILNK; encoded by the coding sequence ATGAATATTGATTCCAGCGTTACAGGTAAGACGAGACTTCTGGGCTTAATCGGAAATCCTGTTGAACATTCTGTTTCACCTCAACTTCATAATTCACTGAGTTTGTTGTTAGGTTTAGATCTTTTGTATGTACCGTTAAAAGTGGATAAAGAGAATCTTGAGGTTGTAGTAAAAGCTCTAAAGGCTGTAGATTTTGTTGGTTTTAATGTAACCATACCGTATAAGCGGGACATTATGAAGTTTATTGATGATAATACCAAAGAAGCTATATTAATGGGATCGGTAAATACGGTAAAAAAAATAGAAGGCAGACTTTATGGGTATAATACCGATGGGGAAGGCTTCCTTAGAGCTTTTAAAGAGGCTGCAGGAACGGGATTTAAAGGTAAAAAGGTAGTCATGATAGGAGCAGGAGGAGCGGCAAGGCCAATTGCTGTGAAGATTGCGATGGATGGAGCTGAGAAAATCAGCATTGTAAACCGAACAACTCAAAAATCCGTTGAACTGGCTGAGGTTGTGAATGAGAATGTAGCTGAAATTGTTCAGGTATACAATTTTGAAGACAAGACTTTAAAGATGGCGTTTGAAGAAAGTGATATAATTATAAATACTACATCAGTTGGAATGAGTCCGGATATTGATAAGTCGCCGATTGAAAATATTGATTATTTCAGAAGTGGGCAGATAGTTTATGATATTGTATATAATCCCTCCAAAACAAAATTTCTTGCAGATGCGGAAAGCAGAGGATGTAAGGCAATTGGTGGTTTGGGAATGCTTTTTTATCAGGGCATAAATTCATATGAAATTTGGACAGGGGTAAAATTCTCTGAAAAAGACCTAAAAGATATTTACAAGTCTTTTATTACAATCCTTAATAAATAA
- a CDS encoding YqeG family HAD IIIA-type phosphatase, translated as MIEKFYPRLKIDKVQDIELNMLTKNKIKGLILDIDNTLVPEHVAEADKNAVEWIAKVKNAGFKVCIVSNASEKRVVKFNEKLQVNAIHKASKPGSRAFMKAARLMDIKAEETAVIGDQIFTDIFGGNRVNMFTILVKPIDKREVIYVRAKRIAEKYVLAKHEKLLSKSKR; from the coding sequence ATGATAGAGAAGTTTTATCCAAGGCTCAAAATAGATAAAGTTCAGGATATAGAACTTAATATGCTTACAAAAAATAAAATAAAAGGACTTATCCTTGATATTGATAATACTCTTGTACCGGAACATGTGGCCGAGGCAGACAAGAATGCGGTGGAATGGATTGCAAAAGTAAAAAACGCCGGCTTTAAAGTTTGTATTGTTTCTAACGCTTCTGAAAAAAGAGTGGTTAAATTTAATGAAAAGCTGCAGGTAAATGCAATTCATAAAGCCTCAAAGCCTGGAAGCAGGGCATTTATGAAAGCTGCAAGGCTTATGGATATAAAAGCTGAAGAAACTGCTGTAATAGGTGATCAGATTTTTACCGATATATTTGGTGGAAACAGAGTAAATATGTTTACAATACTTGTTAAACCTATTGACAAGAGGGAAGTCATTTATGTCAGGGCCAAAAGGATCGCAGAAAAGTATGTACTTGCAAAGCATGAAAAATTATTATCAAAATCAAAAAGATAA